Below is a genomic region from Catenuloplanes atrovinosus.
TGGCCGCGCGCGCCCAGGTCTCCAAGCGGACGCTCTACAACCACTTCAGCGACAAGGAGATCATCTTTCTGCGCGTGCTCGGCCGCGTGCACGAGTCGCTGCTGGGCACCATCCGCGCCGCCGTCGACGAGGAGCTGACGACCGGCCGCGACCTGCGCGAGGCGCTGACCACCTTCGCCCACCGCATCGTCGACCGCGCGTTCGGGTCGGCCGACTACCTGACCTACCGCCGGCTGACCGCGCAGCCGCAGGCGGTGCCGCGCCCGCCGGAGGGGAACCGCGGCCGTCCGCTGAGCCTGCTCGAGCAGCGGTTCGCCGAGCTGGCGGCGGACGGCCGGATCCGCGCGCCGCGCCCCCGCGTGGCGGCACGGCACTTCACGGCGCTCACGATCAGCCTGGCGCAGGAGGCGTTGATGGGCGACCAGGACGACACCGGGCCCGCGGACCTGGACGACATCATCGCGGACGGGGTGGACGCGTTCCTGCGCGCGTACGGCGCGGGATCGTAGGCGTCAGCGGCCCGCCGCCGCCAGGCGCGCGTTGCGGAGGTCGAGCGCCTCCTGGGTGGCGGGCACGATCAGGTCGCCGCCGGGCCCGGCGGTGGCCTGCGCGCGCTCGGCGTACGGCCGCTGGCGGGTCTCGTACTCGTGAAACGCGGCGCCGAGATCACCGGGGTGCGCGCGCAGCGCCTCGGCGAGCAGCCAGGCCCCGGTGAGGGCGAGCGACGCTCCGCGGCCGGCCATCGGGGACGCGCAGTGCGCGGCGTCGCCCACCAGCACGACGCGGCCCCGGTGCCAGGACGGCAGCCGGATCTGACTGACCGAGTCGAAGTACAGCTCCGGATCGCGGCGGACGGCGTCGAGGATCTCCGGGACCCGCCACTCGTCGTGCCCCGCGAAGGCGTCGAGGACGATCCGCCGCTGCGCGTCCAGGTCGTGGTAGTCGTAGTCGATCCACCCGGAGCGGAAGTTGAGCACGCCGAGCGCGGTGTCGCGGTACCGGGTGATGCCGATCAGGTGGCCGGGCCAGTTCAGGATCGGGTTTCCGCGCCCGGCGCCGGCCCCGGCGGGCAGCTCGGTCAGCGCGACGTAGAAGCCGAGGTGCCTCAGGTAGTCCCGCTCCGGGCCGAACGTCAGCCGGCGGGTCAGCGAGTGCACGCCGTCCGCGCCGACCACCAGGTCGAAGCGGTCCCGCCGGCCGGAGACGAACGTGACGTCGACACCGTCGCCGTCGTCGTGCAGCTCGCCGATCGACTCGCCGAAGGCGACGGTGGTGGCCGGGCTCAGCGCCTCGTACAG
It encodes:
- a CDS encoding TetR/AcrR family transcriptional regulator — encoded protein: MRRIIAEEQTPGRRRRSEEKKTAILDAAENLFITDGYERTTVDAVAARAQVSKRTLYNHFSDKEIIFLRVLGRVHESLLGTIRAAVDEELTTGRDLREALTTFAHRIVDRAFGSADYLTYRRLTAQPQAVPRPPEGNRGRPLSLLEQRFAELAADGRIRAPRPRVAARHFTALTISLAQEALMGDQDDTGPADLDDIIADGVDAFLRAYGAGS
- a CDS encoding FAD-dependent monooxygenase — translated: MRILICGAGMAGLATAIDLGATGHDVTLVERAGHLRVNGSPIDIRGDAIDVARRMGLLDRIRDRRVDMTERVHFVDADGTVLAELPGDEVSDTPDDIEIPREDLARVLYEALSPATTVAFGESIGELHDDGDGVDVTFVSGRRDRFDLVVGADGVHSLTRRLTFGPERDYLRHLGFYVALTELPAGAGAGRGNPILNWPGHLIGITRYRDTALGVLNFRSGWIDYDYHDLDAQRRIVLDAFAGHDEWRVPEILDAVRRDPELYFDSVSQIRLPSWHRGRVVLVGDAAHCASPMAGRGASLALTGAWLLAEALRAHPGDLGAAFHEYETRQRPYAERAQATAGPGGDLIVPATQEALDLRNARLAAAGR